One genomic window of Acomys russatus chromosome 29, mAcoRus1.1, whole genome shotgun sequence includes the following:
- the Prxl2b gene encoding prostamide/prostaglandin F synthase: protein MGGARRLLLTEGASVGPRVGIAEQTGTEEAMSALDLGRVGACVLKHAVTGEAVELRSLWQDKACVVAGLRRFGCMVCRWIAQDLSNLRGFLDQHDVRLVGVGPETLGLQEFLDGGYFSGELYLDESKQFYKELGFKRYNSLSILPAALGKPVRDVASKAKAAGIQGNLSGDLLQSGGLLVVSKGGDKVLLHFIQKSPGDYVPQEDILQALGISAEVCSSKPPQCDEEVCGR, encoded by the exons ATGGGCGGGGCGAGAAGGCTGCTCCTGACCGAGGGAGCCTCCGTGGGTCCGCGAGTAGGGATCGCCGAGCAGACTGGGACCGAGGAGGCCATGAGTGCGCTGGACCTTGGTCGCGTAGGGGCGTGTGTCTTGAAGCATGCAGTGACCGGGGAG GCCGTGGAGCTGCGGAGCCTATGGCAGGACAAAGCGTGTGTGGTGGCCGGTCTGCGACGCTTTGGTTGCATGGTGTGCCGTTGGATCGCCCAGGACCTCAGCAACCTCCGGGGCTTCCTGGACCAACACGATGTGCGCCTAGTGGGCGTGGGGCCTGAGACCCTGGGTCTGCAGGAGTTTCTGGACGGTGGTTACTTCTCAGGAG AACTCTATCTTGATGAGAGCAAGCAATTCTATAAGGAGCTGGGCTTCAAGCG GTACAACAGCTTAAGCATTCTGCCAGCTGCCCTGGGAAAACCTGTGCGCGATGTAGCCTCCAAG GCTAAGGCTGCTGGTATCCAGGGAAACCTGTCTGGGGACCTACTGCAGAGTGGAGGGCTGCTGGTGGTCAGCAAAG GTGGTGACAAAGTCCTGCTACACTTCATCCAGAAGTCCCCAGGTGACTATGTTCCCCAAGAGGACATCTTGCAGGCCTTGGGCATCTCGGCAGAGGTTTGCTCCAGCAAGCCACCCCAG TGCGATGAAGAGGTTTGTGGGAGGTGA